CGGCCGAAAACGATTTTCCGCGGCCTTACGACAGCGAGACCGACTTGTCGGCCGTGCGGCTGGCGCCCGATGCGGCCGCCGCGGCGTTTCGCGTGTCCGATGGATTTCACGTCGGCGTGTTCGCGGCCGAGCCCGATGTCTGTAACCCGATCGCCGTGACCTGGGACACGCGCGGCCGGCTGTGGGTGGCCGAGAATTACACATACTCGGAGCAACCGAAGAAGTTCGATCTGGAACTGCGCGACCGCGTGCTGATCTTCACCGACCGCGACGGCGATGGCCGCTTCGACGAGCGCCGCGTGTTTCTCGACGACGCCCAACGGTTGACCAGCGTCGAAGTCGGCCGGGGCGGCGTGTGGCTGATGTGCCCGCCGCGGTTGCTGTTTGTTCCCAACCGCGACGGCGACGACCGCCCCGACGGACCGGCCGAAACGGTGCTGGAAGGCTTTGATGTGCCACCCGAAAACTATCACAACTTTGCCAACGGCCTGCGTTGGGGACCCGATGGCTGGCTCTATGGCCGTTGCGGGGCTTCGTCGCCGGGAGAGATACGCCGGGCAGACGCTCCCGAAGCCTATCGCGTGCCGCTGCGCGGCGGCGTGTGGCGCTATCATCCGGTGCTCAAGCAGTTCGAGGCGATTTGCCACGGCACAACGAACCCTTGGGGACACGACTGGGACCGTCTCGGCGAAGCGTTCTTCATCAACACCGTCAACGGGCATCTCTGGCATACGATCGCCGGCGCCCACTTAGAGCGGCCGCACACGATCAACGCCAATCCGCTGGTCTACGAGCCGATCGAAATGCACGCCGACCACTGGCACTTCGACACCGGCAAGGGCTGGACCGACTCGCGCAAGGCCAGCGGCGAGCACGACCGGCTCGGCGGCGGCCACGCCCACGTCGGCATGACCATTTACTTGGGCCAACAGTGGCCGGCGGCTTATCAAGGCCGGCTGTTTACGCTCAATCAGCACGGGCGACGGATGAACGTCGAGCGGCTGGAGCGTGAGGGGAGCGGTTACGTCGGAAGGCACGAACCCGACATCTTGCAGTCCGGAGATCCCTGGTTCCGCGGCGTCGAAGTTACCTATGGACCCGATGGCGGCGTGTATCTCGTCGATTGGAGCGACACGGGCGAATGCCATGAAAACACGGGCGTACACCGCAATTCGGGCCGCATTTACAAGGTCACGTATGGCCGGCCCGAAGCGAAGCCGGCCGATGATCTCACGCGCCTGGACATCGCGGAACTGGTCGCGATCGAGAGTGGTGCGAACGAATGGCTGGTGCGTGCCGCACGCCGCGAACTGACCGATCGAGCGGCCCGTGGCGGCGACGTGCAGCCGGCGGTCGAAGCACTTAACCGGCTGGTCGCATCCGACGATGCTGTGGTGCGCCTACGTGCGATCTGGGCGCTTACATCGCTGGCCGCCACGTCTCGCTCGCAACTCATGGCCATGCTTGCCGACCACGACGAGCACGTCCGCACTTGGGGCGTCCGTTTGCTGACGGATCTTTGGCCGCTCGACACGGCCATGGGTACCTCGCGGGCCGAAGCCGTCGTGCCTGATGAAGAGGTGCTCGCCGCACTGGTCGCGCGAGCTCGCGACGACCATTCCGGCCTGGTGCGTCTGGCGTTGGCATCGACGTTGGGACGCTTGCCGATCGCCCTTCGACCGAAGCTGGCCGCGGCACTGCTGGCGCATGACGAGGACGTGGCCGACCATAATCTGCCGGCGCTGATCTGGCAGACGTTGATTCCGCTGGCCGACCGCCAACCGCGGCAGCTCTTACCGTTGGCCGTCGATGCCCGGCTGCCGCAGTTCCGCGTGTGGACCGCGCGACGCCTGGCGGAGCTGGCCGGCAAACAGCCTGAGCTGCTGGCCGAGTTGTTTCGCCGCGTCGTTGACAAGCAGTATGAAGTGCGGCGCGACGTGGTGTTGGGCGCGGTCGTCGGGCTGGCCGGGCAACGCAAGGCGTCCCAGCCCGATCGCTGGCCGGCCCTACTGGCGTCGTTCTCGCCGCCGCCGGCCGAAGTGCAAGACGCCCTGCGGACGTTGGGCGTGGTGTTTGGCGACGGTCGGGCCTTGGATGAGGTCCGGCGACTGGCGCTCGACGACAAAGCCGAGCTCGACCACCGCCGCGCCGCTCTCGAAACGCTGGTCGAAGCCGGTCCGTCGGACTTGCGCCAGGTCTGCGAAAAGCTGCTCAAAGTGCGGTTTTTGAACACCGCGGCCCTGGCGGGGCTGGCGCGCTTCGACGATCCGGCCATCGGCCGCCAGCTTGCCCGAAGCTATCGAAATTTTCATCATTCCGAACGGGCGGCCGTGATCGAAACGCTCGTCTCGCGGCCGAGTTTCGCCGGCGAGCTGCTCGACCAGATGGCCGCCGGTGCAATCGCCCGCGGCGACGTGAGCGCCGTACAGGCCCGGCAGATTCGCAGCTTCGGCGACGCAAAGTTGACCGAGCGACTGGCCGCCGTCTGGGGCGAGCTGCGCGACTCACCACAGGACAAGCAGCAGCTCATCGACACGCTGAAGCAGCAACTCTCGGCGGCGCGGCTCTCGAACGCCGACAAGAGCCGCGGCCGTGCGATTTTCGCCAAGTCGTGCGCCACCTGTCACCGGATGTTCGGCACGGGCGGCGAGATCGGCCCCGATTTGACGGGCGGCAACCGCAAGAACCTCGATTACTTGCTTTCCAACATCGTCGATCCCAGTGCCGCGGTGAGCAAAGACCATCTCATGTCGGTGCTGCTGCTGAGCGACGGCCGCGTGGTGAACGGCATCGTGCTGGCCGAGACCGAGGCGGCCGTGACCGTGCAGACCGCGCAAACTCGCCAGGTTATCTCGCGGATCGAAATCGAGGAGCGGTCACCCTCGAAGTTGTCGTTGATGCCCGATGGCCTGTTGCAACCTTTGCAGCCGCGCGACATCGCCGACCTGTTCGGCTATCTCATGAGCGACACGCAGGTGGAGATGGCGGCGAGCGCGGGAGCGTCGAGCGCTGGTGCCGGGCCATAGTTATCAGTGTTTTGCCGGCGGAAAGGGACCGTGGACCGCGCAAATGAGTTGCTCGGCAAGAAGCTGCCGGTGCTTAAGCGAATCATTTGTTTCCGGCTCGCCGAATGCAAGACTTGGTATCTCGGCATGTCCTGGCGCATCGTCATCTGGTTTAGGCACGATTTCAATGCCTGCGGCGCGCAAGTCGCCCGCGCGCAGTTCCAAGACATAGTAACCGTGCTTGCTCGCCCCCCGGGCCGTTTCGTCCAGTTTCCTGAACTTCGCGCGAAAGACGGAAAGGCCGGTAGTATCATCACGGCGAGGCTGAAATGCTTCCGGCAATACCTCGTCGACGCTCTTCACCCAGCCTGTTGACACCGGGACGCGACGATAAAGGACCTCGTCATCTGCGATCGTTTCGTGCTCGCCGGGCAGAGGCATGTCGCACGCTATCTTCGCTCGCTTGCCAGGTAGGCTCTGTAGACCAGTGCCGAATTCCTAAACCCAACAACTTCCATTTCACCACGACGATTGACGGTCAGTCTATCGACGCACTGGCCTGATTTCCACTCAAAGACGACGCCGCCGATCGCATCTTGGATGACGTGGGTAGGAGCGACGGCGCCGTTTTTGCGCAACTGTCTTGCAAGGTTAGATGCTGACGCGATTGCCTGCCCGCTCGGAAGCATGTAGCCATCCTCGTCAAGGCGCTCCTCGGGGTCGCTATGCTTTGGACCAAGGTCAATTAGCTGGTCCTGCACGTCGTCCCAATCGTGGTCAATCGATGTCAGTGCTGGGGTGGCCAAGCTCTCCGACAGCGCAACGGTCGTCTTGGCCGCATTGATGGCCGGGCTAGACAGGCTAAGAGCCGACTCGATGGTCTTCATTGCGTTCGATTCCAGATCCGTTGGGCGTATTCAGTCGTCAAATCCGCAAATGCCCTCACAATGGTTTCGTGACCCAAATCGAGACCGGCGAGGAGATCTGTGCCGTCGCTGTGCGCAGGTCCGCGCGCAGTCAACACGAGCAAGAGAATCGCTTCTGGACCGTCGTTCTTACGCCAAGCGCTTTTTAGCTGCACGTGCAGCCTGCCACGCTGTGGCACTATCTCATAGTGCCACTCGCCCCCAAAACTCTCGGCTTTGGTCCCTGCCGGGCTTCCTGGAGAAGCAATCAAATGTCGGAACGGGGCCGCCCATTCGTGAGTGTCCTTCCACACAGTGCCCATGGGGAGATGATTCAGGTAGGTCACCTCCCATTGGTTTGGGCGAAGGTCACCAAGCTGGTGTTCCGATAAGAAGTGGCTTAGGCGTGCTGCCGCAGCTTCGAATTCTGGCCTGACGAAATCGTAGCTCGGATATCCGATGCCAGAATCACCAAGCCAATTAAAGGAAAGACGGCCATTCTGAAGCTGGATCATCCGATCGTTGGAGGCATTGCGCGCTTGCATCCGCAGCGCGATTTCCTGTGTCAACTGGAACTGAACGCCCATGTTTTCCCAGGAAACTACCGGCTCAAATCGCTCGAATTGGGCAGGCAACGGGGGAGCGTCAGATGCATTCGCCCACTCCTTGCCGAGATAATGAAGAAAGAGGCCCAGGTGGGTGTTGTTGAATTTAGGGACCGGGTCGAACTGGACGCTCAAAGCAGTTTCGACAACCGGAGGATCCTTGAACTTCGGCAGTCGCTCGACGTCAGCCATGGTCTCAAGGTCGGGTGTGTTCAGAATGCCTTACCTTAATCGCCGCCCCTCGAAAAGGCAATACATTCGCATGGCGGCTTAATCGATTCTAGCATCCGATGGCATCGAAAGGCGACCTGACGTTTTTCCCTGTATCGCCGCGATGAGCCGCCGTAAGAAGGTGCTCCCCTTCCTGATGGGCATTTGGTGGCTGAGCACCACGGGGTTCCAGACTCACTCGCAGCGCAAGCTCGCTTGTCCCACCCTATGCCCGGCTGCTACGATTAACTCGCAGAGGCCGGCACGACGTAGCGGTCGGCCGCCGATTCATCCTGTTTGGTCCGGACCTGAGTCCGGTGTTCGGCTGTTGACGATTTACCAGCGTCTGGCAAAGGGCGTTTCACGGTGGTGGCTGCCGGTCATGTTGATGTGGCTGGGTGTCGCCGCGGGCGTGCGCTATGCCGCGCCACGATGGGATGACGTCACGCGCGACGGCGACCTGGCTTATCTGCCCGACGAAACGGCCAGCGTTCGCGGCGAGAAACTGCTTCACGAAGCGTTTCCCAACCACCGCTCGAGGAGCCAGATGGTGCTGGTCTGCGAGCGGGCCGACGGACCGCTCACTTCCGACGACCGGCGAGCGCTGTTCGACGTCTCGACGCGGTTGGCCGCCGGCGACGACGAGGAGCTGCCGGTAGTCGATGTCTGGTCGCCCTGGACCGAGGTGATCGGCAAAAAGCTCACCAGCCACGACCGGCACGCGGCCTTGATTGTGCTGCTCATTCGCAATGAATTCATGGCGGTCGACAATATCCGCCTGTTGGCGCGGCTGCGGGCGCTGGTCGACGAGGTGCGGCACGCGCCCGATTTTCCGCAGGGGCTGCGGCTGGAGATCTCCGGCTCGGCGGCAATCGGCGGCGACATGAACGACGCCGCTCAGGAGAGCATCAAGAATACCGAAGCGGCCACGATCGCCCTGGTCGTGGTGATTCTGTTGCTGGTCTATCGGGCACCATTTCTGATCGCCATTCCGCTGATCACGATCGGCGTATCGATCGTGGTGTCGCTGGGAGTGGTGGCGGCGTTGACCGAGCACTGCGCGCTGCCTCGATGGCAAGTGGTGGGCGGAAACCCGACGCTTGAGTGGCTCGACTTCAAAGTGTTCAAGACCAGCAAGATTTTTATCGTGGTGATCTTGTTCGGCTCCGGCACCGATTTCTGCCTGTTTCTGATCTCGCGGTTCAAGGAGGAGCTGCAACGCGGGGTCGATCGTGTGCAAGCCGTGACCAACTCGCTGGCCAATGTGGGCGAAGCCCTGGTAGGCAGCGCCATGACCACGATCCTGGGCCTGGGCACGATGCTCTTCGCCGATTTCGGCAAGTACCGCAACAGCGGACCGGCCATCGCCATCTGCCTGGCCGTGACGTTGGTCGCCTGCTTGACGCTGGCCCCCGCCTTGTTGCGGGCCATGAGCCGTTTCGTATTCTGGCCCTTCACGCCGGCCGTCCGTGCGGCTACTGGGCCGAGCGAAACCGAG
This DNA window, taken from Pirellulales bacterium, encodes the following:
- a CDS encoding TIGR04255 family protein, giving the protein MADVERLPKFKDPPVVETALSVQFDPVPKFNNTHLGLFLHYLGKEWANASDAPPLPAQFERFEPVVSWENMGVQFQLTQEIALRMQARNASNDRMIQLQNGRLSFNWLGDSGIGYPSYDFVRPEFEAAAARLSHFLSEHQLGDLRPNQWEVTYLNHLPMGTVWKDTHEWAAPFRHLIASPGSPAGTKAESFGGEWHYEIVPQRGRLHVQLKSAWRKNDGPEAILLLVLTARGPAHSDGTDLLAGLDLGHETIVRAFADLTTEYAQRIWNRTQ
- a CDS encoding PVC-type heme-binding CxxCH protein is translated as MKQTLRCGLLVWAAMVSFATAAENDFPRPYDSETDLSAVRLAPDAAAAAFRVSDGFHVGVFAAEPDVCNPIAVTWDTRGRLWVAENYTYSEQPKKFDLELRDRVLIFTDRDGDGRFDERRVFLDDAQRLTSVEVGRGGVWLMCPPRLLFVPNRDGDDRPDGPAETVLEGFDVPPENYHNFANGLRWGPDGWLYGRCGASSPGEIRRADAPEAYRVPLRGGVWRYHPVLKQFEAICHGTTNPWGHDWDRLGEAFFINTVNGHLWHTIAGAHLERPHTINANPLVYEPIEMHADHWHFDTGKGWTDSRKASGEHDRLGGGHAHVGMTIYLGQQWPAAYQGRLFTLNQHGRRMNVERLEREGSGYVGRHEPDILQSGDPWFRGVEVTYGPDGGVYLVDWSDTGECHENTGVHRNSGRIYKVTYGRPEAKPADDLTRLDIAELVAIESGANEWLVRAARRELTDRAARGGDVQPAVEALNRLVASDDAVVRLRAIWALTSLAATSRSQLMAMLADHDEHVRTWGVRLLTDLWPLDTAMGTSRAEAVVPDEEVLAALVARARDDHSGLVRLALASTLGRLPIALRPKLAAALLAHDEDVADHNLPALIWQTLIPLADRQPRQLLPLAVDARLPQFRVWTARRLAELAGKQPELLAELFRRVVDKQYEVRRDVVLGAVVGLAGQRKASQPDRWPALLASFSPPPAEVQDALRTLGVVFGDGRALDEVRRLALDDKAELDHRRAALETLVEAGPSDLRQVCEKLLKVRFLNTAALAGLARFDDPAIGRQLARSYRNFHHSERAAVIETLVSRPSFAGELLDQMAAGAIARGDVSAVQARQIRSFGDAKLTERLAAVWGELRDSPQDKQQLIDTLKQQLSAARLSNADKSRGRAIFAKSCATCHRMFGTGGEIGPDLTGGNRKNLDYLLSNIVDPSAAVSKDHLMSVLLLSDGRVVNGIVLAETEAAVTVQTAQTRQVISRIEIEERSPSKLSLMPDGLLQPLQPRDIADLFGYLMSDTQVEMAASAGASSAGAGP
- a CDS encoding MMPL family transporter, which codes for MSRRKKVLPFLMGIWWLSTTGFQTHSQRKLACPTLCPAATINSQRPARRSGRPPIHPVWSGPESGVRLLTIYQRLAKGVSRWWLPVMLMWLGVAAGVRYAAPRWDDVTRDGDLAYLPDETASVRGEKLLHEAFPNHRSRSQMVLVCERADGPLTSDDRRALFDVSTRLAAGDDEELPVVDVWSPWTEVIGKKLTSHDRHAALIVLLIRNEFMAVDNIRLLARLRALVDEVRHAPDFPQGLRLEISGSAAIGGDMNDAAQESIKNTEAATIALVVVILLLVYRAPFLIAIPLITIGVSIVVSLGVVAALTEHCALPRWQVVGGNPTLEWLDFKVFKTSKIFIVVILFGSGTDFCLFLISRFKEELQRGVDRVQAVTNSLANVGEALVGSAMTTILGLGTMLFADFGKYRNSGPAIAICLAVTLVACLTLAPALLRAMSRFVFWPFTPAVRAATGPSETETEGVALGGLWQKISRGIIARPGLILTVSCLAMVPLAYHGLSVPVTYDLLEELPRTCTSVVGTELLKQHFPAGDMAPITVLAERSDAEFDSRQGMKQIAGLTKLLYDLRGVESVRSLSEPLGDKPGALRLAKLAVLRHPRTKSLYLAQSEKLAGQVTRFDVITHYDPFSIEAADLLDRIDRRLDKLTQDEASVWHGTNFVYAGTTAGVRDLKAVTLSDQWLIERLVVIAVLAVLIVILRRPLICVYLIVTVLFSYLVTIGATELVFSSISQPYTGLDWKVPIFLFVILTAIGEDYNIYLVTRVLEEQRRHGLVEGLRVAVVRTGGIITSCGVIMSGTFISMMFGSLRGISELGFALSLGVLLDTLVVRTVLVPAFLALVYRWREAVPEPALEPPRDGEWAGGG